DNA from Triticum aestivum cultivar Chinese Spring chromosome 7D, IWGSC CS RefSeq v2.1, whole genome shotgun sequence:
CATATGTGGCCTATTCTGAGGTTGTCGGTGGTCCTCGGCCTGGCCCATGAATGGTAGACCGACATGGTGagtacctcctaatccaggacacAATTAGTAGCCCCTGAATTCATCTTCAAGCCGAGGACCTTGATTACTCCTCGTGACAACTTCATCTTCTAGTCTTCGGCTTCATTAGGAGAGTTCGATCTTCTGAATTGGCTTCATGTCCGAGGACAAGTCGTTTATGAATTATGTTTATCTTTCGGCATTCTCCTTTGCTGCAGCCATGCGTAAACCCGGGCAATGATGCCCACTAGGTAATTGGGATGTCTTTTAACAAGGCAGCCTTTGAAAATAGTTATTCTTATTGGATGTGAAGACCCATTTAGCTTAACGGCGAAGGTTGGATATGTGAGAGTAGTGGGCCGATTGGGTCATGCCCTCACAACTTTCGCACTAAAACTGAACCGTAACCACTTAGTGTGGAACCGAGAGATCCCATCAACAGTCATTACGCCGAATTTACCGTGTAACagtttatttcaaaagagtgaaacATATTTCATTATCTTGAAATCTTTTGAATAAAATGATTTCAATCAGTTTCACAATTTGACATTTCAGTTTTGTATTTTTTCCCAATTTCAGACGCTACATTTCACTTTGCACTAACAAGatatttcactcttttgaaataaactGTTACAATTACCAAATAATCAGTTTCACATGTTGACATTACATTTCTTTTTTCACTCACTAGTTTCACAAAAACCACATCTATTTCAATTGCACATTTTTGTAAAAATACatttcactcttttgaaataaactattaaacattttcaaaaaatcAATTTCACATGTTGATATTACATTTCACTTTCCACCGACTTGTTTCCAAAATTTCAAAAATGACATTTCAGAACAACATATTTCACTTTTTTCAAACTAGTCAAAATGTATCCAAAATTGATCTTGTTCTAAAGGTCTTTGCGCCAGAAATtcaaatatatttatatatatttttCAAAAATGAGTTTATAATTTAGAAGATAAGAATGATTTAAATTGTTTATGATTAAAGAAAGTCTATTCATTTGTTTGGGAGAGAGAGAAGTGATGTGTCATGCATACAACACTCACAGAAATAGTACCATGGGACCCATCAAACTGACAGactaaaaaaatatttaaaaactgGGCCGGACTATACATCGATTATGCAACAAGGTGGGCTAGGGAAAATACGGAACGCGGAGCGAGCGTGCGGCCCAAGATCTACCGGTATGCACAGTTAACGCGCAAAGTGACTTTTTGCGGCCGCCCTCTTCTCGCTGGTCATTGGTACACAGAACGGACAAAATGTTGCCACTGCGCGTTAAGGTTCATGACCATGATCCAAGAAATTTGACCTGAAGCCAAATGAAAATCAGTCGGCCGTTTTTTAGCAAATCTGTAGATatagaaccggagaaatttcaagaTAGCCGAAAATATTAGCAGTCTCTGGTTTTCAATATTTTGCCTTATACAGAAAAAATATTGAAAACCAATgaaaactgaaagaaataaagaaattcaaAAGAAAAAACCAAACAAAACCACCACAAGAAGAATGGAAAATAGAAAAAAATCAAGAAAGAACCAAAGAAAACGAATGAAAAAAAAGATACAAAAAGGaacccgaagaagaagaagaacaaagaaaggaaaaaaaactgaAGAAAAGTGAAGAAACCCACTGAAGAAACAGGAAAAACCAAAGTATAAccaaaatagaaagaaaaatcaaaGATAACCAATtaagaaacaaagaaaactgaaGTACACCATAGAAAAATAGAGAAAAAAACCCTGAAGAAAACCggtgaagaaacaaagaaaatggaAGTATAACGAAGAAAAAGGAAAGACAAAAAAAAACgatgaaaaaatagaaaaaaaagcaTAGCTAACGAGCGAACCAATCAAGCGATCAACTCGTGAAAAATGGTCGGTTTTGTTACTGTAGTGCACAAGAAAAGCTTGGGGCGAGAGACGCTTCTATCTCGCCTGAAGCGAGATATAGCTGCTGCATATGCGAGCTGGTGGTGCAACCTAGTTTCGGGaagcttagagcaactctagcagatcctATAATACCTCGCCGGCCCTTATAACTCCCGATGTTTAAAGGATCTGCTCTTTTTTTCGCCCGAGCAGATCCTGTAAAAAAGGCTCGGCCCATTTTTTTCAGGTGGGCCATATTTTCTTCCCACTATCGTTATATTTACCGGATAGAACTTGATTTAGGGTTCGCATCCGAAATTTCCTCTACCAGCCTCAGCCGCAATCGCACCTACTTCGGCAACAAATCCTCCCTAGTCCTCTATTGCCTGATTCTCACGCGCACACACACTTTTCGATCCATCGCCGGCAAAGGTCACGGGCGTGGGGCCGCGGCGGCTCACCGTCGCATAAGCGTCCCCGGCACGACACCGAGGCCGGTAGCTCCAGCCGCCCTCCGGTCGAGCCGTGGTGCTCGAAGCAGGCCAATGAGTGCGGCGCCCTCTCCCTCAGTGGCGGCCGGAAGCCCAAAAAGCATGGAGGAGCTTCCACAAGGTCGGTGACACGCTTTGGCCCACCACCAATTTTCTCCTCGAGGCGAGGATCGAGCATCCGCTGCCAGGATTTTTCAACCCAACTGCCAGTCAGCCGGGAAGTCAATGGGAAATTGATCCTGGCGCCTCCTTAAGCGGTCGGCGTCAGACATGGCCTGAACGGTACGTCCAGACTACGTGATGGTGCGGTGAGTGGCGGTGTTTCGAGGTCGCAGGGACGGTGGAGTAGGGCTATGAGGAGTGTAGAGAATAGGTTTGGTGCAACCCATGACATATTCATCGGGTACAGATACACGCACATATATAGGTACAATGGGTGACCACGTCCTCAACTATACATGAAAGAAGGAGGGCTTGTTATACAAATAATAGACGTGTAATATACTCCcttcatccggaaatacttgttggagaaatttccggacggagggagtacatctcaaCAAGGAGCACCGCCGACGATGGGCAAGGGTCCATGCAGGGATATTATTTTTCCCTCAAGCGATCCTGGTCATTCAGTCAGGACGGTTGGGTGCGTGGTACATTCTTCACAGACAAAATTACGACTCACGAGCGTATCAATAACCAAGCAAACGTTTTCTCCTTGCAACAGAAACTCGTACTATCAAAATACACAACAAGACTGAAGGTGCATTACAGGTTACAGCAAAGCAACACTACAGTAGTTCAATAATTCCCGGGAGGCCTTTCAAACTTCAAAGCCTACAGCAGATTATGCTTTGGGAAGCAGCAAATGTAGGGACGCTAAGTACCGTTAGTAGAAGACTCAATGAATATCAGGTCGAGACACACCATACATCATTGCACTGATCCAAAGCATCTAAGAAGTACAAGTGATAACAAACCATCTTAGTTTCATGCACTATCTACAGTTCTACCCCCAAAATGATAGCGTAAATTACTGCAAGCGCATGGCATCCATCCTGTTGTTGACATTGTGATGAGGAGAGTTAGAGTAGTCCAGAGTCCAGACCTGGTCCTGGACAGCCTGGCCTCAACTTTGGTGCTTGCGGTGCCCAAATGAGAAGACTCGATCCTTGATGTTCTTCGTGCCCAAAGTGTGCTTCTTTTCTTCACTCTCCACGCTGGCCCCTCTAGAAATAGGCTTTctccccgctttataaataaagcaacatccgAAAAGGTATACGGCCGAACCATACAAGATGATGAGGTAGCCATCTTACAAAGCCGATCCTGAGATATCCGGCACACGTAGAACATACGCAACTACACTACCAGCAACGATGTTCTTCCATGTTATCAAGTGCCTTCTTGCCCCTGTCTTGTTGAATTTCCAGCCCCCTGTCTTGTTGCACTTCTAGAGCCTTTTCCTTAACAGGGTTACATGTCGCAGTCATCTCCTTTGGATTCTCATCATGGTCGCCCATATGTTCCATGCTGTTCAACTTCTCTTCACATGACTTATCATGTTTACCAAGGAGTACCCTGAAGCCAAAATTATATTCAGGAAAGATCAACGTTACTTGGCTATGAGTTACCAACAAGATATATGCATGTGAGTTGCAGATGTTGTTGATGCATATAAATAGAGTCCTGTTCACGCATTAAGAGAATTTGGTCTTTCATATTGCAGATCTAGGAATAGAACTTTAATTTCCTGAAGCATTTTATACACTGATTTGGCTGTTAAGAGCCCAACACATTAGACAGGCCACTTACTCCAAAACTTGCTTAACAAACCGTGAAGCAGGGCCAATTCCTTTCCAATGGCATTTATTTTAGAATATAATACAATGCCTTTACTACATGCATTTTACCAAACATGAAAAGAGGCTACTGTGGCATTTTTACTTATCCTTCACTCTAGACATTACCAAAGACTTGCTGAAATTTTCTGACAAATTAGACGCTAAATTGTTTACAGGAGATCTCAACTCagcacaaaaaaacaaaaaacaaaaaacaaacataTTCATCCAAATGCAATATTTATTCAAATTGCAGATCATATATACGTTCATGCCCCAGCTAGTCAATTGAATGTCACCAAGATTGAACGTTTAACCAAACATATCGAGCTAGCTAGCTTGCTTTAAAACATTCATACCTGTATGAAGCAGCAGTCAGCAAATAGTGCACATAAACACTGAGGTTGTAACTAAGGATAGCGAccaaagtcatcatcatcaaccactGGAACAAGATTGACAGAATACGGCACACAGCgctgatcaccggagaaatcatcAAGCATGGGAGAAGAGAGGCAAGTAGAGATACCATCGGCTCTTTCATCAGCACTTTACGCATGGGTACATCTGCAACATATAGTAACCAGACGGCAACATGTATCCAACCGACGTATGAGAGGAGAAAGACAATGTCAAACTCATCGGTGATGTCGTTTGTAAAAATGATGGCCGTCATGGAAGCGGTCCAGATCACCGTCACAATGAACGCCGCGACAGGAATCGTGTTGGCGATCCTGTACGCCCTGTCCTTGCCGTGGTGGCACGGCTGGGGCAGCTCGCCGTGGATGATGGCCCGCTCGGTGCCCATGCGCAGGCGGTGTGAGGCCAGAGAGTGACCAAGGTAGGCGGCGGCCCATGCCGTGGTCAAGTGTAGGATGACAATGGCGGCGCGCGGGCCAATCTGACCAGCACTGAAGTAGGAGAGGAGAAGGCCATAGGAGATACGACTAAAGTCGGTGTAGAACGAGCAGCTCCGACAGACGCAGAGCTGGAGGAGGAAGACGTAGGAGCATAGCGCGGTTGCGAGGATGCCAACCTGGGACATCTGATTTTTTTTCGACATCTGATGCCCGTGGCAAATCACCAAGAGCACAACGGGAACGGCCAAGGACAGCATCGCCATGGAAGATAGGGACAGCAAAGCTCCACCGCCTGTGCGCGGCGAGCCGGCTCCAGCTTCACAAAGCGCCGTCGCCAGGACGTCTTCTCAAGCTCATCTTCAGCGACCACGGGTTCGACTCCGATCGAGCGGATGTCGGCGAGATCGTCGGGACCAAAGCTGGGCCGGGGAATTGTGCTGGAAGTGGAAGACATAGTACTAGTTCTATTTTGCGGCGGGGGGAGCTTGATCGGGCTGGCAAATATGTGTGGTATATATACACAGCCACCGCAAATTCCAATCTAAAGCCTGGTCGGGCTCCAATGTCTAATACGAATTCTGCACGGCCACCAAATCCTAGACTAGGCCACACGTACACGTACTATGGAAATCCCGATCGTTTGTTTCTTTCCTTATTACGTCTCGGGTTACCACACGAACCCCCGATTGAGTGATCATCAGTTCATCACGAGTCAGGCCTCCTTTCCCGCCCCACAAAACCTCAACCGGTGCTGTACAAAAAAGGAAAAATAGAACCGAGTCATACAGTAGCTTGGAAGAATCTAAACCAAATCAGTATTTTCGTTTATCTAAAAAAAAACAGTACTGTATATTTCCTTCTCTTTTTTTGACCGTAAATATTTCCTTCTCTTGGCCTACGCACTCCCTCCCTTAACAACCAAAAACCAGCAAATTCTCTCAATAGTCAccaaatctctccctaataataaagcacggattgactttgtcgggttcaccgttaCAATACGCTTATTCcccgtgattttacgctttcagtttgaaatttaaaacatattcgaggtggtactaaattctcgTCCGTAATTTTCGCCCGTCCGTCAACTACCAAAATTTTTGTACGTAGGTGATCCGCTTTGCTTCGTTTATTAGGCCTTTGCCTACTGTCGTCTGCGCTACTACCTGGGCCTGGCTGAAGCATTGCCACTTGGGCCTCAGCCCGTCCGATAAAAATAATTGTACTGGTTGGGATCGAACCCAAGACCTTACAACCGTGCACAAGGGGGTTCAGAGATGATAAAGTCAGTGTTTATGTTAAAAGAAGAAGGTTCTGGCTAATAGATATTGTCCCATATCGTTTTCTTGTACACAATCTCACCAGTTTAAATATGTTTGCAAGTTTAAGACAACAAGCAGCCTAGGAGGAGTTGGTCAGGATTTAATGGGATAGAGACCCTATGTTGGCCTTATTTAAACAGGATGCATATGTGAGACCTGCAATGCAGAGCGTCCACAATTAATGGGAGAGCAGAACTACCAATCTCCAATGAAGAGAGAAAAGAGGGTGAGGAGAGCGAGAGAGGAGACCGGGATCGAAGGGGAGGGGAGACAAGCGCGGGGGTAAGCGCGGGGGTGGGCTGACTCACCGGCGGGGTTCTCCTGCTGCAGATCGCGGCATTGCAGGTCGGTCGGTCAGGCGTGACGGAGGCAGTTCGGAGCTGCCATGGGGAGGCGCCATTGTTGTGATGGAGCTGTCGAGAGAGAAAAGAGAGGGTGAGGAGGAGACCGGGGATGAGAAGCGCGAGGCTCACCGGGTGGGGGTTCCTGCTGCCTGCTGCTGCAGATCGGGCCTCAAGCTCCTGCTGTTGCTATGTGGACGAGGGCGCAAGGAGGCGCTCGGGCGCGTGGGATCTCTCGAAGAGGAAGAGGGTGTTAGAAATTGCCAATTGATTTAATCCATCCAGCTTGATTGTGTGAACACCTGGGCATCAGCCGCCTTGCGGGATCACACACGCGTCCACCGCTGGGTCCCAGGCACCGCCTACTTCATCTCCCTTCGACCTTATCTCTTCTGTCCAGTCGTTTCTTTCCATCTCCATCCATAGCACCCGTAGACAGAAACAATCTCATGCACCCCATGGTTCCAAGGTGCCGTTCATGGAATGAGCAGACACTTGCTCAGCAATGGTAGGCAAAGACAATTTCATGAGCCCCATGGTTCCAAGGTGACGTCCATGGAATGAGCAGACATTTGCTCAGCAATCGGAACATACACGAGCCTTCTTTTCCTTCAAAATACAAAGCTTTGGTTTTGCATATTAAGCTGGACCGGTACTGAATGTTTTAACAACCGATGTCAAAATGCACTGAATTTCATGGAAGGCAATGCATTCACACAAATAATAGTACATATGCACTGAATTAAAATGGGCTTGGTAACAGATCATCCACGAGAACACACCAAGATAGCTCATGGAAGGCAATGCATTAGCTATCATTGCCCTTCTGAAATTGTAGTACATACATGCTTAATGTCAAGCATTCGGTATAAACTATTATTTGCTTGGTCCTCAAAAGATAAAACCAACATAAAATAGATAATCGTCTTGCAATAATTAAAATCGAGACTCTAGGTCCCAGCAAATTACCATGCCAGTGATGACTGGTAGCGAGCCGGCTGCAGCTATGCGGGCTGCTGCGACAAGGGGTTGTAACAGTTGTTGTGTGTTAttttttcctcccgttgcaacgcacgggctctatTTTGCTAGTACATACATACAACTGAATCATCGAGCCTCAGGAGCGTCAGTGGCGGTCATCGGTGGAGTCCTGGGCCGCGACGAACCCTGCTTGGCCACTGTTACCGAAAAAGGCTTGtgtcccgctttataaataaagcaaaccagcAGCACAGCCAACAAGTACATAAGGTTCACACCCACTCACACAGACAGGAAGCGAAAAGGACGAGAAGTACTAGGTTCTGCCGAGGGCACATCTCAACAAGGCCAAAACAAAAGAAACAAGGCCAAACCGCAGGCAGGCCACAGACTACATGACCTAATCCGGCTCTGGGGGTGGCGGAGGGAGCGGATGGCCAACGCACGGAGGGTAGCGATGATGTTGTTGATGGCGTCGAGATCCTGgggacggctaagcggccgccagagctgcaagtaaccacacatTTAAAAAATTGCGTCAGTCGATCGCCGAAGGGGAACACATTGAATCACGAGCTTGTTGCGAATAGTCCACAACGTCCACGCAAGGACCCCAATcgccagccacctaatgtggcggccAGACTAGGGCGAAGCCTGAACCTCGGCAAAGAGATCCGGAAAGTTGGTGTTGCACTAACGACCACTGACCGCTTCGTGGAAGCAACTCCACAGGAATTGGGCAGAGATGCAGGAGAAGAAGATATGATTGGAATCCTCGAGCGTCCCACATAGGGGGCACATCCCATCTCCGGGGCCATTACGTCTCAGCACCTTCCACTCCTGACGAAACACGCCCACGGATCCATTGCCAGAGAAAGATCCTGATCTTTAGGGGGAGTTTGATCTCCCAGATCAATATAAGTGGTTCCGGGGCGGGGGAGGGAGCGATGGCCCTGtagagggatttggtggagaagTTGCCCGAAGGCTCTAAGCGCCAAGATACGAGGTCCTGGGGTCGCGAGAGGTCCGGCTCATGTCTCATGTCTCTTGTTTCATGTCTCCTGAGGGTACAATCGCCCAGAAAACGTCCTTGAGTAGCCGCTCCCAGGGCGGTTCAAGCACTCGGGACACTGGTCGTACCGGCTATTATGTAAATAGCCAGAACTACCGAGCAGCCACCGCCGAATACCGCTTGTCATACCCGAGGGAGTGTACCCTTGGGCGGTGGTTGAGCCGGTGCTTCGGCCGGTAGTACCACCCGCACATGGAGCGGTACAACCTCCTTGTCCCGCGGTACAACCATCATAACAGTGATAGTGTTGACCACTCCACAAGGGAGTGGTCCGACCCCACTGATGCAAACTTTCTACATAGATTATAAATGAGGTTCTCTCCTCAAAATGGAAGCCTATATAGTGGGTGAAATATGTATTTATGTCTGTATTTGATTTTAACCTACCTTCCGATGCGGATTCTCTCTTAATAGTACTGGTTTTTTACGACCAAAGAATTAAAAGTGTTGGAAAATGCCGTCTCCGCTCTTTTTCATCCAGAGGGGTGCCTAACCATTTTGTGCTATATATTTATGATTGTGTAGCTCAAGTACACGGTTACTTTGCAAACTGCGTTGTCATCAACACCAAAACACTTAAGGCAGAAAATGCCCTTTCATTTGCTCAACTTGGTTATGAAAGAAAAATTTTATGGAAACCTCTGATTTAGCCAATACGTCTCGAGTGGAACCTAGGAGGAGGACGGGGCTTTATGCTCCCCAAATGAGAGGAGAATAGGAACATGAACGGTGCCAACATGCGTAACCACCTGAAGAGAGGCAAGGCGGAAGTGAAGCCCCCAATCAGTGGAAATGAGAGCACAGTCCAGGATGCTCCTAACTGGATTCACATGTTTATTCTTCCAGATGAATCGAGCCCCCACCCTATCCAATTCCCACTGGCCCATTCTCGCAATACAATCACTAATTTTGCATGTTGAGGGGATGCAGTTAGAGCAAAACTTTGAAATCTGCACTATTCATGTAAAATTTAGGAAGAAATCACTCATGTTAGAGGGCATGGGCCGTGCTGGTCCCCATGTCTCCGGCACTAGCCCAGCGGCACACTTGATGTAGGAGAGGGATGGCTGACGGGCGGCTACAGCTGTAGGAAGGCTGGCAGCAGGGGTCGCTCCATGGCGTCCCACCGCCCGGTGGCGGAAGGCAACGCGGCAACATTGTTGGGGGTGGAAGTTTCCTGTTCGACTGGTTAGTGTTTGTGCTACCATGTTTTTAGTTTTAGATTTTGTGCTAGAGAAGACTTATATTTTGGTCTTGGCTAGCAAATTTAGTTCCCATGCAGTTGTATGTCTGTGAATGGAGCTGTTTTTTGacaaagaaaaaaaattcaatatTTCATCTTTTATGTACTGAGCTCATTTCCAGGTCTGCTGTTAGAGATGTTCTTACATACTCGTATCTCTAGATTGTCAAACTTGACCAAATTTTGTTCCCCTCTCTTTTGTTTTATGAGGCCTACGCGTATCTCTAGATTGTCAAACTTGACCAATGAAACATGAGCTACATCTTATCGGAGTGGCTATAGATCAAACGACTGAATTTACAATGTGGTCAGTCGATtcctaaaaaaagaaaaggaaaactggCTCAAAAAAGGGTCAGTTGATCAACCCAACTCACAAACAGATGATTCAGCCTCTCTTTTTTGTTTGCTCTCCCTTCTATGCAGCCCAGAACTAAAGAGGCTAGAACCCGGTAAGGAAAAACCCCACCCACTAAGAAAACTCGACCCAGCTCACGCACAGATCacggtcttcttcctcctcctccttccctcgatCGACCAAACCAGAAAGAACACAGCCACCGCTATGGATGCATAAACAAGGTCAGATCTTCTaccttcctccctctcctcatccTTGTGGTCAGTCCAAGGTAAACCATGATCTGATCACCCTATGCATTACTTCTGTCCTGACATTTGGTTCCTTGCAAACTTGTTAGCAAAAAATGTTGTAACGCCAACACTAATTTCAGAAATTGCAACAGGGTTGTGCTAGAAAATAAACAGAACACCTAAATGCATAATTTGAGTTTAGATTGATATAATTCTCATTCAGAAGCAACTACAACTACAACAACAATTCCCTAAAATATATCCTGCCTGGACAATTTGTAGGTCTGCAGATCAGTAATTGAGATTTTCATAACTAGTTTAACTACAAGTAAGGCAAAACACCTCCCTAAAGGCAGAGTTAAAAAAAATCATAGTTAGAATTAAATTTGCATTCTCATAGAACTAAACTTGCAGTCAATGTTCGAAAGCAATGAGAATAGGAGCATACAAGCATGCAGGTATATCTACAAGATGACCAGAAAACCTCCGTAGAAGCGGAATTTTTAAAGTCATAGGACAAAGAATGATGTTTAACATTAACTATGAACACACAGATTAACATAAACAAAGTAAGGCAGGAAACCTCCCTAAAAGCACAATTTTAAAAATTCATTATTACAACTAAATTAACATCCTCAGGCAACTAAAATTGCAGTCATTGTTTGGAGGGCAACATAAAATGTGAAAATACGAGCATGCAGATTTATGTACAAGATAACTAGTACACCTCCCTAAAAGTAGAAATTACATTTTCATATGGGGCAGAAATGTTGTATAACATTAACTAAAACAAAACAACAACCTAAATGCACATTTTAGATAGATGCATGATTACTTCTGAATTTGCATCTTCAGGCAAGTAAAGTTGCAGACATTGTTCAAGAGCAAGGAGAATGTGGGCATGGAGAAAGACGAGATGACAACGAGGTAAGCACGATTTCTATCTTTTACTATTAATAAAACATCACAGTAATCAAAGATTTTCAAAACATTAAAATACAAACATTGAATCATTATTTGCAGGTGCTAAAAAATTCAGATGAAGGAAATGAACATATGCATTGGGGAAAAAAATGCAATCAATCCATACTTTGAGGTTAGTTACATTCTTTTGAAGTTATTATGTTAACAAAACAACCAAAATGTCTAACCTGAGATTGAAACTTGCATTACAAGGATGCAGTGCTTGCACAAAGCTATGTGGGTCAGGAAGGTCAACCatacaaagaaaaacaaaaagaattaaGTAAAGTGGTGCAGATATAACAATAGATCATATTACATAAAAAAATTATGCACATTTTGCAGGTACATAAAATAGAGATTCAGAGATAACTTGTTATGATGCATATTTTGCAGGAATTAATTTAAGTTCAATTTGGAAAACAAAGTTTCCAACTGATTAATGGTGCATATTCTTCAATAGTACAATAATGAAAATGCAAAAATATTTCCAAAAAAACATTACTAATTGCAACTTCTTTAAATGTTGTCAAATTTTAGCTAGAAAGAACAGCAACGAAACCAAGAACAAGGAGGATGATTACTGCTGAAGAACAAGTTGCACAATGAAGACGTACCCAGAAAGAATGagcaaaaagaaggagaaaagaaTTGAGCAAACACTGGATGCCTAATCTCATTTTACTTGTATTGATTAAATATGTTGCAAAACTTTTGTATCAAATCTTGCTCAAGATGTAATTGAAAATACTGACTGAGTTGCAAGATTTTTCATGATGTTTAGCATTGGTGATAAACATTTATTTATTGCCTTGATGTTCATATTTTCATCAATCCTGAAATAAACACTTCAGCACGGTAATTTTTTCCAGGAATAGTAATGATCTTAGATGAGAAATGTGAAAACGTCAGGAAGAAAAGGAAAATTTTAAAAGTTAGAACTATTTTCATGCACCACTCACAGTAATACTGACATTACATATGTCAAAAGTACACATACACAAGTTGGAAAAAGCAAATTTAGCATAGGAAACTAAGTTGAAAGCCATTCAACTACTAAGACTAGGTGGCACAAGCAACCAAACATGG
Protein-coding regions in this window:
- the LOC123169984 gene encoding uncharacterized protein: MAMLSLAVPVVLLVICHGHQMSKKNQMSQVGILATALCSYVFLLQLCVCRSCSFYTDFSRISYGLLLSYFSAGQIGPRAAIVILHLTTAWAAAYLGHSLASHRLRMGTERAIIHGELPQPCHHGKDRAYRIANTIPVAAFIVTVIWTASMTAIIFTNDITDEFDIVFLLSYVGWIHVAVWLLYVADVPMRKVLMKEPMVSLLASLLPCLMISPVISAVCRILSILFQWLMMMTLVAILSYNLSVYVHYLLTAASYRVLLGKHDKSCEEKLNSMEHMGDHDENPKEMTATCNPVKEKALEVQQDRGLEIQQDRGKKALDNMEEHRCW